A segment of the Manihot esculenta cultivar AM560-2 chromosome 13, M.esculenta_v8, whole genome shotgun sequence genome:
GTTATAGTGGCAAGAGTTCTGTTATTGGTTGATCCTTTAACATACTTATTGATTGACTGTCTTTTTTTATTCTCTAGTAAACACCTGTCTGCCATGGCTTCTTTTGTAGTATTAATTGTGGAGTAGCTGCAGTACTTTGTTGCAGTTCTTCTAATGGTTCTTCGAAGCTTTCTTGTTGTCGTTCCTCTATCTCTTTGGATTGAGATAGTGCCACATATTTTGAAGTCCACCAGGATGATGTCTCATCAAATATAACATTGTGTGAGACATGACATCTGCTAGTATTAGGATCAAATTGCCAACCCTTTTTATTTTCATCGTACCCCACAAAGATGCATCTGATTaactttttatcaaatttacttCAAAGATGATCAGATACaaagatataaaaaaaacaCACTCAAATACTTTGAAGTGACTTACAATGGGTCTCATTTTCCTTAGTTTTTCAAATGGAGACATAAATCCCAACTTCAGTTGTGGGAGTCTATTGATTATGTGAGTTGCTATTCTCATACATTCTGCCCAAAATTGGCCTGAATTTTTTATAACATGTAGCATGCTTGATAGACTTTTTGCAAGGTGTTTGTTTTTCCTTTCAACAATATCATTCTGTTGTGGTGTGCTTTGACAAGTCAGTTGTTGTCGGATCTTGCATTGACAAAGATAAGTAGAGAACTCACCAGAGATGTATACACCCCCATTGTCTATATGAAGGTATTGGATATACTGCCCAACTTCACTTTCTACTATCATCTTGAATTCTTTAAACTTTGCTAGAGTTTCAGATTTTTCTTTCATAAAGTAAACCGAGGCATatctataataattattaataaatgtaATCATGTAATGCAAACAATTTACTGATGATTGCAAATACATCTGAGTGAATCAACTCTAGCGGTTCTTTAGCTTTGAAAGTTTAATCTTCATATGGTAGCAGATGCGCCTTCCTGTACTACCATCCTGCACACACAGTGTCTGTATGAACATCTAAACTTGGTAGTCCTCTAAGTGAAGACTTGTTCATCATCAACTTTAGGTTCTAGTAGTTGACATGTCTAAGTCGTACGTGCCACAGGTCCACCGTCTCACTACTTTTTATTTTGTCAATATAACCCTCCTCAACAAGCATCACGTAAATTGAATATgcttttcttccttccattgaTGGTGCATCTATAATTTGAACTTGTTGATACACCTTAATATCTTTTAGGCCAAAAACCAAAAATTTGCTAGAATCTGTCAATTGTGAAACTgacaaaagatttttttttcatccATGATACCCCATAGACATCCTCTAGTTGCACTTGCTTCTGATTGTGACGAGTAAATTACTATATTACCAACATGGGTAATTAGTAATTTTGTATTATTTGCAGTTGTTACAACTCGTCAGCCTTTATATTTTGAAACATCGTGGAGTTTATCTTTATCTCTTATCATATGACTGGAACAACCATAATATAAAATCCAATCTTTCTCATAGTTTACTGTATGAAAATTAATATCACTagaaacttgctcttcttcctCCATTGCCATGAGGCTGGGTACTTCACTCATCTCAAAACTAGGATATCCTTCTTGCATTACTTTTGCAGTTGTGAAAAATGTCTCAAGATCCCATTCTGGTTCATTTTGATGACTATTGCCAGCTGATGCTACCTTTCTCCCAAAGTTGATTGTTGTTGCTTTACTTTCAACAAGCTTTTTCTTGGACTAACAATCTCTGGCATAATGTCCCTTTTTGCCATAGTTGAAATACTCATCATTTTTTcgtataaaatttttagattgTTGATTGTTTGGAGTTTGACTCTGCTGAGCTCCCCCTAATTGGAAACTTCCTTGTTTTGATTTCTTGTCTGACCATGATATTGGTTCCTCCTTCTGTTAGTGAAGAGCACCACCTCTTCTGTACTCGATGAGACTCTAGCCATTTGCTTTGCTAGAGTTTCTTGACTTACTAACACATTCTCTAGCTCCTCAACTGAAGGTTGTGTTAGCCAACCTTGAATTGCAGCAATGAATCCTCTATACTAAGGCCGTAATTCATATATGATGATTTGCCTTATTCTGTCATTGCTAAATGTGGATACCTCACCCAACTCAACAATTTCTCTACAAAGAGTTTTTACTTTTGTAAAGTATTGACTAAATGTCATATCACATTGTGTGATAGACATTAGTACACCTTCCAGCAACTGCAATCTCACATTATTCTTCTTTGCGAATCGAGAAGTAAGCAAGTCTCAAGCTTCTTTCAGTGTGGTAGCTTGTCTAATGTGCTCCATCATTTCATCTTTCCATTATTTACTTGAAATGATAGCTTGAAATTATTCTTGAAATTTTATTGTGCCATTTTCCATTATCAAGAAGCACATTAGACAAGCACACTAGAACTCTTCTATATATCTCTATTCTTCTTTCCATTATTTACTTGAAGCAACTTGATCAAGAAGCTATCATTTCTATGGAATCTCCTTTTACAATGGAAGAAATTAATTAGCTGCATGGAGTTATAATCCTCACAAGGCTCGTGGACCCGATGGTTTCAACTTTCATTTTTACAAGCCCTGCCTGGGATACTATCAAGTAAGATATTTTTGAACTCATTTTCTCATTTCACAGAATTGAAAAActtaaaaatacaattaaaaagtACGTGATTATTGCAAAATTACTTGCCATTGAGTATTATGATTTCAAAATAAGCAATCTAAACATGATTTGGGTTGTCTCTATCTCCACTGATGGTTGCACTATTATCCATATGCAATATGCAAATGACGTTGTAATTTTATACAAAACTAAATTCATTATATTCAAAATAATGTAAGGGTTCTTTGATGCTTTGCGATCTCTTAGATTTAAGGGTACATCTTTATAAATGCAAATTAATTGATGTCAACACTTCACATTTTCTTGTAGTTAAAACTATTATACTTACATGGAagttaaattcaattttaaatttattaaaatttaaattatttatttaaatattattagctTGGTGTACCACCTCAATGTAATAAGGTAATACACCCAGAATATCTAATAATTTTCCTATCAAAGTGCCTTTTGATAAAATATGTTGGCTTGCAGCTTGGGTCTAACATGAAACACACATCTGCATGGAGAAAAAATTTAACTTTCTAGAAATGGAGGCGACCTTTCACAAGCAGGTAGATTGATACTAACCAAAGCTTTCATGTTGTCCACCTATTATATTAGAGCCAACATCGAttatggtatttttttttttttttgataaaacgATTTTGTTGTAAAATGGCACAAACCAAAATGTAAACTTGAAACAAGAAGAACCCATTCTAGGTGTTTGCATGCTAAGCGAAAACCTAGAAATCTATAGAACAAGAAGCAAAACAAAGCTAATAACAGAAAACAACAATACAAACACAACAAAATATAGGAACCACAGCAAGGCAGTAGATAAAAAAACTCGAAGTGAACTAAGGCTTacaacaaagtaaaaactcaatAGCAAAGAGAAGAACActaacatttatttttaaaattcaaaaatcttTTCCTCTCATTTGTTTTTGGTGTCAAAAGACAAGGACGTCAAGATTGGTACCTTGGTTCATGGATTAGTTTTATTTCTTACTGAATTCTACTATTGATGAGATCTGAGAAccacatttttttttctctcctttaaataaataaaatataaaaaagaaaaagtcttAAAATCTATCCATTCAAATGCAAAATggaatatatataaacataacataatatttttttacggaatttagaattataatttgTACGTAGaagttattattattgtttatatatatGCGCTTTTGTTTTCTTCAAATAAATCATGTTTGTGAATGATCTTTCAAATAATTCAATTGCCTTTTTAGGATACAACTTGTGATCAGATGATGCTTTTATTAGAGGAAGTGGACAAGAAAATTGGTGTTTTGACAAGGAAATTAAGTTTAGTAAGACATTAACACACACTTagtagtttaattaatttattcatttgaAGAAAATCATAGTAGACTACACAACAGGGGTAGTCTTCCCTTCATCACACATGAATATGTGAGATTATTTATAGCTGCACCCAATCAACTTAGTAGCAATTAAATGCTTCAAGCATAAATATCAGCCACCTTTTGGAGAATTCCAGCAATCTCTTTAGTTTTTGTAAGCTGAAGCTTATGATCTCCTCCCATTACCCTAAAAACCAAATCAGGTTTGTAGTTCTTTATTTGCCAGAGTTGAAATTctggtaaaaatattttatcatctCCCGTCCATACATAAATTTTCTTAATTGATCCATAACCTTTTTCAGTGAATTTCTCTCTTTGGgctaaaatattttgaaataatgaTCCTTTCCTTGTCAGCATCTTCGCTAGCTCATAATCCTTAAAAGAAATAacgtaaatatatatataatggttAATTTAAAAagcaaaggaaaaagaagaactaAGCATCCAATGACATTAAGCTTAATTATGCATCCATTAGAATTAATTTTCATACTGCTTTCCGAATTAgcattttaaatttctaattttaaatCATATAAATTTGGCCAGACTTATATATGATTAGAATGATTTCATACTTAATTAgcatttttcttattcatgatTTTAAGAGATTGGACGCGATAGCTTGACGATTTTCTTCAATATATTCTTTATTCTCTATCTCGACAATTttaagatgaaaaaaaaaaaaaagaaattcattaAATCATATATAACAAAAACACTAcaatattttacaatttaaacaACTGTATTTTAACCACCGTTATAAAATTGTTACTTTAATACCGTTAACAGTTTTCcagttaaaattattataaaataaatttattttttttattacttataataatatattttaataaaatctctATTTTATACTTTAATGGCTGCATTTTctatatattatgaaaaaataaataaatcactgCTTTATTCTTAATAGCAAAGATAAATGTAATTGTTCTTAAATGATTGCTATTAACTTATAGATACAGTTAAACTATACCGTTGGATATAACTAATAGTTTATAACTGATAGTTGGTGATTGATAATTGATTATTTATATCTAAATGTTATTATTtgtatgtaaaattataaataaaggtatatattatataatttatttattaaaattaataatttatggtataatatatataagatttaaaaaataattattaataaaataaattttattttatgtatatataattaaattattttataatatttgtatttattttataatgataatattttattaatatgtattaaaatttatattaacatgaaaatttgataattaataaataatggtctaaataaattataaaggctCATCAGCTATCAACTTAGGAGAAAAATCTCTGAGCTGATTGAAAATACACCTGATACGCATCAGCTATTAGCTGGATGAAAGGGGTAAGCTAAACACTCTTTAAGTCAATAATTTATTGCTGTTGtcttacatatatttttatagtagTGGAAGTTTTGTTTATTTAGCTTCAGTTAACGATCAAATttgaaattgtaaattttatgatgaataaaatatttattttaatattttgatgatcaaagaaattaaattaggcAGAAGATATACCTCAGGAGGACATATAGTATACAAATTCTCCCTCATTAGCTTTAAGCCTAATACCATTCCAGTAATGGTCTCGCCATTGCTATTAGAGAACTCAAAATACTCTGTGTCTTTCCAGTCTGGAAACACCTCCATGAGCTGTATAATGAATTTAGAAAGAATATTGTTagagatttaaaattattatgaagAACTCACTTATATGATTAGATTTTTCAGATTACCTTATCCACGACATAAGATGGCTTATGTTTAGTGTCAGGCAGTAGTGAATTTTGGAAAACAGCAGCTGCAATCTTTTCAGGGTATTTATCAGCAGCAATAGCAATATTGAGTCCTCCACAGCTCTCGCCAACCAGAATCACTTTTTCTCCTTGGGGGAGTTCCTCCATGAAAGTCAATAAGGGTTCAGAGTATTCATCAAATGAATTAATCTGCTCAATTTGCCTTGGGTCAACACCGCTGGCTGCAAGGTCCAGTGCTGTGACCTTGTGGCCAGCTGCCTCAAGGACTGGTTTGAGCTTATACCAGATCCATGCACCATGGCAAATGGTATGAATCAGAACAAAATGAGCGACTGCCATTTTCAAATAATATCGAAATCTTTACGATGGATATATACTAGCTTTTCTTTGTGAGTAGTGCAGGTTGCGTTGCATGGATAGTTGCTATTTATAGAGAAAGAGTTCAGAATTGATCCACGTTCGCCATGCCATGCCACGACGATGATAAGCTTTTTTtaggtaaaaaatattatttatttcaaataattgCAAT
Coding sequences within it:
- the LOC110629012 gene encoding (S)-hydroxynitrile lyase codes for the protein MAVAHFVLIHTICHGAWIWYKLKPVLEAAGHKVTALDLAASGVDPRQIEQINSFDEYSEPLLTFMEELPQGEKVILVGESCGGLNIAIAADKYPEKIAAAVFQNSLLPDTKHKPSYVVDKLMEVFPDWKDTEYFEFSNSNGETITGMVLGLKLMRENLYTICPPEDYELAKMLTRKGSLFQNILAQREKFTEKGYGSIKKIYVWTGDDKIFLPEFQLWQIKNYKPDLVFRVMGGDHKLQLTKTKEIAGILQKVADIYA